A region from the Montipora foliosa isolate CH-2021 unplaced genomic scaffold, ASM3666993v2 scaffold_414, whole genome shotgun sequence genome encodes:
- the LOC137988356 gene encoding adrenocorticotropic hormone receptor-like isoform X1, which yields MFSPRPLVGAVPVSMAAESGNSTFFGEQNVTLFELSVSRSECITWHLVLYTLLATIVTLNGLSIIVFLRDRSLRKRHMYLVINLTVADLFAGLFSPPILVHYLSFLCLEGDIFLWKFWFAADNLTTSIFESLAMLFLHSSVVNLAAISLERLHATFRPFKHRLMKKRTFGAAVFAVWFTVGIWVAVDFLLVWYDVYLPYDIHRSLVFPCCLLIILVSYASIAIKMKYGTLPRRHGGIIKERKLTKTLFIVASVSSMLSLPHMVWWFVAGSEDSVLYDEVFHRTIKRLTLVAVCLLYGNSLVNPIFYAFRMPEFKRALFSVLMCRPLPARHVQEFPLNGM from the exons ATGTTTTCACCCAGACCACTGGTCGGTGCAGTTCCT GTATCCATGGCTGCTGAGTCGGGTAATTCGACATTCTTTGGCGAGCAAAACGTCACGTTATTTGAGCTGagtgtatctcgatcagagtgCATCACCTGGCATTTGGTACTATACACACTGTTGGCTACTATAGTGACATTGAATGGCCTTTCAATCATTGTTTTCTTAAGAGATCGCAGTCTTCGCAAGCGTCACATGTACCTGGTAATCAACTTGACAGTTGCTGATCTCTTTGCTGGATTATTCTCGCCGCCCATTCTGGTCCATTATCTGAGTTTCCTTTGTCTGGAGGGGGACATCTTCTTATGGAAGTTTTGGTTTGCTGCCGATAACTTGACCACTAGTATATTTGAGAGTTTAGCAATGTTGTTTTTGCACTCCTCCGTAGTAAATCTTGCTGCTATTTCGCTGGAGCGTTTACACGCAACGTTTCGTCCATTTAAGCATCGCCTCATGAAAAAGAGGACCTTTGGAGCAGCTGTTTTCGCCGTTTGGTTTACAGTGGGGATATGGGTGGCTGTGGATTTCCTATTAGTCTGGTACGATGTCTACTTGCCTTATGACATTCACAGATCTTTAGTTTTTCCTTGCTGTCTTCTCATTATCCTTGTTTCCTATGCGTCCATCGCTATTAAAATGAAATACGGAACACTTCCTCGGCGCCATGGTGGAAtcattaaagaaagaaaactgacaaagacattgttcattgtagCGAGTGTGTCTTCGATGCTGTCCTTACCACATATGGTTTGGTGGTTTGTTGCCGGCAGTGAGGATTCGGTTCTCTACGACGAAGTTTTCCATCGAACAATTAAACGTTTAACTTTGGTTGCTGTCTGTTTACTTTACGGAAACTCACTCGTCAATCCCATATTTTATGCCTTTAGaatgccagagttcaaaagagctctgttttcaGTTTTGATGTGTAGACCATTGCCCGCCCGCCATGTTCAGGAATTTCCTCTTAATGGCATGTAG
- the LOC137988356 gene encoding adrenocorticotropic hormone receptor-like isoform X2, whose protein sequence is MAAESGNSTFFGEQNVTLFELSVSRSECITWHLVLYTLLATIVTLNGLSIIVFLRDRSLRKRHMYLVINLTVADLFAGLFSPPILVHYLSFLCLEGDIFLWKFWFAADNLTTSIFESLAMLFLHSSVVNLAAISLERLHATFRPFKHRLMKKRTFGAAVFAVWFTVGIWVAVDFLLVWYDVYLPYDIHRSLVFPCCLLIILVSYASIAIKMKYGTLPRRHGGIIKERKLTKTLFIVASVSSMLSLPHMVWWFVAGSEDSVLYDEVFHRTIKRLTLVAVCLLYGNSLVNPIFYAFRMPEFKRALFSVLMCRPLPARHVQEFPLNGM, encoded by the coding sequence ATGGCTGCTGAGTCGGGTAATTCGACATTCTTTGGCGAGCAAAACGTCACGTTATTTGAGCTGagtgtatctcgatcagagtgCATCACCTGGCATTTGGTACTATACACACTGTTGGCTACTATAGTGACATTGAATGGCCTTTCAATCATTGTTTTCTTAAGAGATCGCAGTCTTCGCAAGCGTCACATGTACCTGGTAATCAACTTGACAGTTGCTGATCTCTTTGCTGGATTATTCTCGCCGCCCATTCTGGTCCATTATCTGAGTTTCCTTTGTCTGGAGGGGGACATCTTCTTATGGAAGTTTTGGTTTGCTGCCGATAACTTGACCACTAGTATATTTGAGAGTTTAGCAATGTTGTTTTTGCACTCCTCCGTAGTAAATCTTGCTGCTATTTCGCTGGAGCGTTTACACGCAACGTTTCGTCCATTTAAGCATCGCCTCATGAAAAAGAGGACCTTTGGAGCAGCTGTTTTCGCCGTTTGGTTTACAGTGGGGATATGGGTGGCTGTGGATTTCCTATTAGTCTGGTACGATGTCTACTTGCCTTATGACATTCACAGATCTTTAGTTTTTCCTTGCTGTCTTCTCATTATCCTTGTTTCCTATGCGTCCATCGCTATTAAAATGAAATACGGAACACTTCCTCGGCGCCATGGTGGAAtcattaaagaaagaaaactgacaaagacattgttcattgtagCGAGTGTGTCTTCGATGCTGTCCTTACCACATATGGTTTGGTGGTTTGTTGCCGGCAGTGAGGATTCGGTTCTCTACGACGAAGTTTTCCATCGAACAATTAAACGTTTAACTTTGGTTGCTGTCTGTTTACTTTACGGAAACTCACTCGTCAATCCCATATTTTATGCCTTTAGaatgccagagttcaaaagagctctgttttcaGTTTTGATGTGTAGACCATTGCCCGCCCGCCATGTTCAGGAATTTCCTCTTAATGGCATGTAG